Proteins encoded together in one Manis pentadactyla isolate mManPen7 chromosome 6, mManPen7.hap1, whole genome shotgun sequence window:
- the ZNF142 gene encoding zinc finger protein 142 isoform X2: MTDPVLDSQSANTTGEMNGLCPELLLVPPPLSNPGILEPIQSPCPSGNSTPLPADPGCLLVEATATEEDTGNMEIIVEAVAGNLSPSAPGETSGVLVKVVEVYFCERCEQSFAEPTLLALHQCTETLIQPVQGLSSSPSSVELPPSNLTVSGPLQGQSPPDSTLPCPVCRQEFAQPQALKSHFKNHRGTPDTFSCPESGCVFSAEDRKGLQHHLRQTHRAVPVPCSFRGCPLLFGSQQGMELHRQTHYPFHCNHCSFMGSNIKLFRQHQRSHGPRTQGELSAVRCLPAQELLPGDVASGTESLFKTHMCPECKRCFKKRTHLVEHLHLHFPDPSLQCPNCQKFFTSKSKLKTHLLRELGQKAHRCPLCHYSAVERNALNRHMASMHEDISNFYSDTYACPVCHEEFRLSQALKEHLKSHTAAAAAEPLSLRCFQEGCSYATPDRKAFVKHLKETHGVRAVECRHHSCPMLFATAEAMEAHHKSHYAFHCPHCDFACSNKHLFRKHKKQGHPGSEELRCTFCPFITFNPVAYQDHVGKMHAHEKIHQCPECSFATAHKRVLIRHMLLHTGEKPHKCELCDFTCRDVSYLSKHMLTHSSTKDYMCTECGYVTKWKHYLSVHMRKHAGDLRYQCNQCSYRCHRADQLSSHKLRHQGKSLMCEVCAFACKRKYELQKHMASQHHPGSPAPLYPCRYCSYQSRHKQALLSHENCKHTRLREFCCALCDYRTFSNTTLFFHKRKAHGYVPGDQVWQLRHGSQVPEGARQCPTPPPDSEPSSHLSAQPEGSDHDPGTIVDPSLDQGLPETSEDSAGRDNGSEVPQGVGLVGSPRPAEVDEGGCTLHLEALGVELEPVAERPLEIAETAPVEFRPLDASGPLRLQGPDGPLAELSTFEGAGTSGLSTEEPILEKPVPETLRNPPSSEDPPNKWEGTVKATPSTETAPLLQFPESESLLKALRRQDKEQAEALVLEGRVQMVVIQGERRAFSCPHCPFITRREKALSLHSRTGCQGRQGPLLCPECGAGFKQQRGLSTHLLKKCPVLLRKNKGLSRSDSSVHLYPLPPGSQAAEDAERGKPPPTPLEVELVLPNDAPSELPREPEEIEEPLATLSGSSVPPSGNSLPTETPEKFHFEQGKFHCNSCMFLCSRLSSITSHVAEGCRGARSVGVKRGPSQTQPVPSLQSSVDSAPLNNVNTECSPGDGVTALVPKQKGPRFSCPTCPFSCQQERALRTHQTRGCPLEESGELHCGLCPFTASVAATLRLHQKRRHSTIAPARGPRPPLQCGDCGFTCKQNRCLQQHRRLKHEGVKPHQCPFCDFSTTRRYRLEAHQSRHTGVGRIPCSSCSQTFGTNSKLRLHQLRVHDKTPTHFCPLCDYSGYLRHDITRHVNSCHQGTPAFACPQCEAQFSSETALKQHALRRHPAPTPPAPGSPVEATESPLHCSHCGLLCASRASLRGHTRKQHPRLECGACQEAFPSRPALDEHRRQQHFSHRCQLCDFAARERVGLVKHYLEQHEEASAAAATSHRDGGAGQPPLHCPFCDFACHHQLVLDHHVKGHGGTRLYKCTDCAYSTKNRQKITWHSRIHTGEKPYRCHLCPYACADPSRLKYHMRIHKEERKYLCPDCGYKCKWVNQLKYHMTKHTGLKPYQCSECEYCTNRADALRVHQETRHREARAFMCEQCGKAFKTRFLLRTHLRKHSEAKPYVCNVCHRAFRWAAGLRHHALTHTDRHPFFCRLCSYKAKQKFQVVKHVRRHHPDQADPNQGVGKDPSTPTVHLHDVQLEELSPPTPAAPQTGPEG; encoded by the exons ATGACAGACCCTGTGTTGGACTCCCAGTCAGCCAACACAACTGGGGAGATGAATGGACTATGCCCTGAGCTACTGCTGGTCCCCCCACCCCTCTCTAACCCTGGAATCCTGGAGCCCATCCAGAGCCCCTGTCCTTCTGGAAACTCCACACCTTTGCCTGCTGACCCAGGCTGCCTGCTGGTAGAGGCCACAGCAACTGAAGAGGACACAGGGAACATGGAGATCATTGTGGAGGCAGTAGCTGGAAACCTGTCCCCAAGTGCTCCTGGAGAGACCTCAG GTGTCCTGGTAAAGGTGGTGGAGGTATACTTCTGTGAGCGCTGTGAGCAAAGCTTTGCAGAGCCCACTCTGCTGGCCCTGCACCAGTGCACTGAGACCCTTATACAGCCTGTGCAGGGCCTTTCTAGCTCCCCAAGTTCTGTAGAGCTGCCCCCCAGCAACCTCACAgtctctggccctttacagggCCAGAGCCCACCAGATAGCACCCTGCCATGCCCTGTGTGTAGACAAGAATTTGCTCAACCCCAGGCCCTGAAGAGCCACTTCAAGAATCACCGGGGCACTCCTGACACCTTCTCCTGCCCAGAGTCTGGCTGTGTGTTCTCCGCTGAAGATCGCAAGGGTCTGCAGCACCACCTGAGGCAGACCCACAGAGCCGTTCCTGTGCCCTGTTCTTTCCGGGGCTGCCCCCTGCTCTTTGGGAGTCAGCAGGGCATGGAGCTGCACCGGCAGACCCATTACCCTTTCCACTGCAACCACTGCAGCTTCATGGGCTCCAACATCAAACTCTTCCGGCAGCATCAACGGAGCCACGGGCCCAGGACCCAGGGAGAACTGTCTGCCGTGCGGTGTCTTCCAGCCCAGGAGCTGCTGCCAG gggaTGTGGCTTCTGGCACGGAGTCCCTCTTCAAGACCCACATGTGTCCAGAATGCAAGCGCTGCTTTAAGAAGCGGACCCATCTGGTAGAGCACCTACATCTCCACTTTCCAgaccccagcctccagtgccccaACTGCCAGAAGTTCTTCACCAGTAAGAGCAAGCTCAAGACCCATCTGCTGCGAGAGCTGGGCCAGAAGGCCCACCGCTGCCCGCTGTGCCACTACAGTGCAGTGGAGAGGAATGCACTCAACCGCCACATGGCCAGCATGCACGAAGACATCTCCAACTTCTACTCAGACACCTATGCCTGTCCTGTGTGCCATGAGGAATTCCGCCTCAGCCAGGCCCTTAAGGAACACCTCAAGAGCCACACGGCTGCGGCTGCAGCAGAGCCATTGTCCCTGCGCTGTTTCCAGGAAGGCTGCAGCTATGCCACACCTGACCGCAAGGCCTTTGTAAAGCATCTGAAGGAGACCCATGGGGTGCGGGCTGTGGAGTGCCGCCATCACTCGTGTCCCATGCTCTTCGCCACAGCAGAAGCCATGGAGGCTCACCACAAGAGCCACTATGCCTTCCACTGCCCCCACTGTGACTTTGCCTGCTCCAACAAGCACCTGTTTCGCAAGCACAAGAAGCAGGGCCACCCCGGCAGTGAAGAGCTGCGCTGCACCTTCTGCCCCTTCATCACCTTCAACCCTGTGGCCTACCAGGACCATGTGGGCAAGATGCATGCTCATGAGAAGATCCACCAGTGCCCTGAGTGCAGCTTTGCCACCGCCCACAAGAGGGTGCTCATCCGCCACATGCTGCTACACACCG GTGAGAAACCTCACAAGTGTGAGCTGTGTGACTTCACGTGCCGAGACGTGAGCTACCTATCCAAGCACATGCTGACCCACTCCAGCACCAAGGATTACATGTGCACCGAGTGTGGCTATGTCACCAAGTGGAAGCACTACCTCAGTGTGCACATGCGAAAACATGCAGGGGACCTCAG ATACCAGTGCAACCAGTGCTCCTATCGCTGCCACCGGGCTGATCAGCTGAGTAGCCACAAGCTGCGGCATCAGGGCAAGTCCCTGATGTGTGAGGTGTGTGCCTTCGCTTGCAAGCGGAAGTACGAGCTGCAGAAGCACATGGCTTCCCAGCACCACCCTGGCTCACCGGCCCCACTCTACCCCTGTCGCTACTGTAGCTACCAGAGCCGCCATAAGCAGGCTCTGCTGAGCCACGAGAACTGCAAACACACCCGTCTCCGGGAGTTCTGCTGTGCTCTCTGCGATTACCGCACCTTCAGCAATACCACTCTCTTCTTCCACAAGCGCAAGGCCCATGGCTATGTGCCTGGGGACCAGGTCTGGCAACTCCGCCATGGCAGCCAGGTGCCAGAGGGGGCCAGGCAGTGCCCGACACCCCCACCAGACTCAGAACCCTCAAGCCATCTGTCTGCCCAGCCTGAAGGGTCAGACCACGACCCTGGGACTATAGTGGATCCCAGTTTGGACCAGGGCCTGCCAGAGACCAGTGAGGACAGCGCTGGAAGAGACAATGGCAGTGAGGTTCCCCAGGGGGTTGGCCTGGTTGGCAGCCCCAGGCCAGCAGAAGTAGATGAGGGCGGCTGCACTCTACACCTTGAGGCCCTGGGAGTAGAGCTGGAACCAGTGGCTGAGCGACCTCTTGAGATTGCTGAAACAGCCCCTGTGGAGTTCAGGCCCCTGGATGCCTCAGGTCCCCTGAGACTGCAAGGGCCAGATGGACCTTTGGCAGAACTGTCTACCTTTGAAGGTGCTGGGACTTCTGGCCTGAGTACTGAAGAGCCCATTCTGGAAAAGCCTGTTCCTGAGACCCTCAGAAATCCCCCTTCCTCAGAGGACCCCCCTAACAAGTGGGAGGGAACTGTCAAGGCAACTCCATCCACTGAGACAGCACCCCTGCTCCAATTCCCTGAGTCAGAGTCTTTACTCAAGGCCCTAAGGAGGCAGGACAAAGAACAGGCTGAGGCGCTAGTACTGGAAGGGCGGGTTCAGATGGTAGTGATACAGGGAGAGAGGCGGGCCTTCAGCTGCCCACACTGTCCTTTCATTACCCGGCGGGAGAAGGCCCTGAGCCTGCACTCCAGGACTGGGTGCCAGGGCCGCCAAGGGCCCCTGCTGTGCCCCGAATGTGGGGCTGGCTTCAAGCAACAGCGTGGCCTTAGCACCCACCTGCTGAAGAAGTGCCCTGTTCTGCTCAGAAAGAACAAGGGCTTGTCCAGGTCAGATTCCTCTGTCCATCTGTATCCTCTGCCCCCAGGCAGCCAGGCCGCAGAAGATGCCGAAAGGGGGAAGCCCCCACCTACCCCATTAGAAGTAGAGCTAGTGCTCCCAAATGATGCTCCTTCTGAGCTTCCTAGGGAGCCAGAAGAAATAGAGGAGCCTCTTGCCACACTCTCTGGCTCCTCAGTCCCTCCTTCAGGAAACTCCTTACCCACAGAGACCCCTGAAAAGTTCCACTTTGAGCAGGGCAAGTTTCACTGCAACTCGTGCATGTTCCTTTGTTCCCGGCTCTCCTCCATTACCTCTCATGTGGCTGAAGGCTGCCGGGGGGCACGTAGTGTGGGGGTAAAGCGAGGGCCTTCTCAGACCCAGCCTGTTCCATCCCTGCAGAGTAGTGTGGACTCTGCCCCACTAAACAACGTGAATACAGAGTGCAGCCCTGGTGATGGGGTCACAGCTCTGGTTCCAAAGCAGAAGGGGCCTCGCTTCTCCTGCCCGACATGTCCCTTTAGCTGCCAGCAGGAACGTGCCCTCAGGACTCATCAGACCCGTGGCTGCCCCCTTGAAGAGTCTGGAGAGCTGCACTGTGGCCTCTGCCCATTCACCGCCTCTGTGGCTGCTACCCTGAGGCTCCACCAGAAGCGGAGGCACTCCACCATAGCCCCAGCCCGAGGCCCCCGGCCTCCCCTTCAGTGTGGGGATTGTGGCTTCACCTGTAAACAGAACCGGTGCCTACAGCAGCACCGGCGGCTCAAGCACGAGGGAGTGAAGCCACATCAGTGCCCTTTCTGTGACTTTTCCACCACCAGACGGTATCGGTTGGAGGCTCATCAGTCCCGACATACAGGTGTTGGCCGCATTCCCTGTAGCTCCTGTTCCCAGACATTTGGTACCAACTCCAAACTGCGCTTGCACCAGCTCAGGgtacatgacaaaacacccaccCACTTCTGTCCACTCTGTGACTATAGTGGTTACCTTCGTCACGACATCACTCGCCACGTCAACAGCTGCCACCAGGGCACACCAGCCTTTGCCTGTCCCCAGTGTGAGGCCCAGTTCAGCTCAGAGACAGCACTCAAGCAGCATGCTCTGCGTCGGCACCCTGCGCctacacccccagcccctggctctCCTGTGGAGGCCACTGAGAGCCCCTTGCACTGCTCCCACTGTGGGCTGCTGTGTGCCAGCCGTGCCAGCCTGCGAGGACACACCCGTAAACAGCACCCACGCCTCGAGTGTGGGGCCTGCCAGGAGGCCTTCCCTAGCCGGCCAGCCCTGGATGAGCACCGGAGGCAGCAGCATTTCAGCCACCGCTGCCAGCTCTGTGACTTTGCTGCCCGGGAGCGGGTGGGCCTGGTGAAGCACTACTTGGAGCAGCATGAGGAGGCTTCAGCAGCGGCAGCAACCTCACACAGGGATGGGGGTGCTGGCCAGCCCCCTCTGCACTGCCCTTTTTGTGACTTTGCATGCCACCATCAGCTGGTACTGGATCACCACGTGAAGGGGCATGGGGGCACCCGGCTCTACAAGTGTACTGATTGTGCTTACAGTACCAAGAACCGGCAGAAGATCACCTGGCACAGCCGCATCCACACCGGGGAAAAGCCCTACCGTTGTCACCTCTGTCCTTATGCTTGTGCTGACCCCTCTCGCCTCAAG TACCATATGCGGATCCACAAGGAAGAACGGAAGTATCTGTGCCCTGACTGTGGCTACAAGTGCAAGTGGGTTAACCAGCTCAAGTACCACATGACCAAGCACACAG GACTGAAGCCATACCAGTGTTCTGAGTGTGAGTACTGCACCAACCGGGCTGATGCCCTGCGTGTGCACCAGGAGACACGGCACCGGGAAGCACGGGCCTTCATGTGTGAGCAGTGTGGCAAGGCCTTCAAGACACGCTTCCTGCTGCGCACTCACCTCCGCAAGCACAGTGAGGCCAAGCCCTATGTGTGCAACGTGTGCCACCGTGCTTTCCGCTGGGCCGCCGGCCTGCGCCATCACGCCCTCACCCACACCGACCGCCACCCCTTCTTCTGCCGCCTCTGCAGCTACAAGGCTAAGCAGAAATTCCAGGTGGTCAAGCATGTGCGCCGGCACCACCCTGACCAAGCCGACccaaatcaaggtgtgggcaaaGACCCCAGCACCCCGACAGTGCATCTGCACGATGTGCAGTTGGAGGAGCTCAGCCCTCCCACTCCTGCTGCTCCCCAGACTGGACCTGAGGGCTGA
- the ZNF142 gene encoding zinc finger protein 142 isoform X1, whose translation MTDPVLDSQSANTTGEMNGLCPELLLVPPPLSNPGILEPIQSPCPSGNSTPLPADPGCLLVEATATEEDTGNMEIIVEAVAGNLSPSAPGETSGVLVKVVEVYFCERCEQSFAEPTLLALHQCTETLIQPVQGLSSSPSSVELPPSNLTVSGPLQGQSPPDSTLPCPVCRQEFAQPQALKSHFKNHRGTPDTFSCPESGCVFSAEDRKGLQHHLRQTHRAVPVPCSFRGCPLLFGSQQGMELHRQTHYPFHCNHCSFMGSNIKLFRQHQRSHGPRTQGELSAVRCLPAQELLPAPKLPGEEESSEEAGTSLPGQEPAEEEDVEEEEGGTLKDPQRVLEKGQGRSQQLEGDVASGTESLFKTHMCPECKRCFKKRTHLVEHLHLHFPDPSLQCPNCQKFFTSKSKLKTHLLRELGQKAHRCPLCHYSAVERNALNRHMASMHEDISNFYSDTYACPVCHEEFRLSQALKEHLKSHTAAAAAEPLSLRCFQEGCSYATPDRKAFVKHLKETHGVRAVECRHHSCPMLFATAEAMEAHHKSHYAFHCPHCDFACSNKHLFRKHKKQGHPGSEELRCTFCPFITFNPVAYQDHVGKMHAHEKIHQCPECSFATAHKRVLIRHMLLHTGEKPHKCELCDFTCRDVSYLSKHMLTHSSTKDYMCTECGYVTKWKHYLSVHMRKHAGDLRYQCNQCSYRCHRADQLSSHKLRHQGKSLMCEVCAFACKRKYELQKHMASQHHPGSPAPLYPCRYCSYQSRHKQALLSHENCKHTRLREFCCALCDYRTFSNTTLFFHKRKAHGYVPGDQVWQLRHGSQVPEGARQCPTPPPDSEPSSHLSAQPEGSDHDPGTIVDPSLDQGLPETSEDSAGRDNGSEVPQGVGLVGSPRPAEVDEGGCTLHLEALGVELEPVAERPLEIAETAPVEFRPLDASGPLRLQGPDGPLAELSTFEGAGTSGLSTEEPILEKPVPETLRNPPSSEDPPNKWEGTVKATPSTETAPLLQFPESESLLKALRRQDKEQAEALVLEGRVQMVVIQGERRAFSCPHCPFITRREKALSLHSRTGCQGRQGPLLCPECGAGFKQQRGLSTHLLKKCPVLLRKNKGLSRSDSSVHLYPLPPGSQAAEDAERGKPPPTPLEVELVLPNDAPSELPREPEEIEEPLATLSGSSVPPSGNSLPTETPEKFHFEQGKFHCNSCMFLCSRLSSITSHVAEGCRGARSVGVKRGPSQTQPVPSLQSSVDSAPLNNVNTECSPGDGVTALVPKQKGPRFSCPTCPFSCQQERALRTHQTRGCPLEESGELHCGLCPFTASVAATLRLHQKRRHSTIAPARGPRPPLQCGDCGFTCKQNRCLQQHRRLKHEGVKPHQCPFCDFSTTRRYRLEAHQSRHTGVGRIPCSSCSQTFGTNSKLRLHQLRVHDKTPTHFCPLCDYSGYLRHDITRHVNSCHQGTPAFACPQCEAQFSSETALKQHALRRHPAPTPPAPGSPVEATESPLHCSHCGLLCASRASLRGHTRKQHPRLECGACQEAFPSRPALDEHRRQQHFSHRCQLCDFAARERVGLVKHYLEQHEEASAAAATSHRDGGAGQPPLHCPFCDFACHHQLVLDHHVKGHGGTRLYKCTDCAYSTKNRQKITWHSRIHTGEKPYRCHLCPYACADPSRLKYHMRIHKEERKYLCPDCGYKCKWVNQLKYHMTKHTGLKPYQCSECEYCTNRADALRVHQETRHREARAFMCEQCGKAFKTRFLLRTHLRKHSEAKPYVCNVCHRAFRWAAGLRHHALTHTDRHPFFCRLCSYKAKQKFQVVKHVRRHHPDQADPNQGVGKDPSTPTVHLHDVQLEELSPPTPAAPQTGPEG comes from the exons ATGACAGACCCTGTGTTGGACTCCCAGTCAGCCAACACAACTGGGGAGATGAATGGACTATGCCCTGAGCTACTGCTGGTCCCCCCACCCCTCTCTAACCCTGGAATCCTGGAGCCCATCCAGAGCCCCTGTCCTTCTGGAAACTCCACACCTTTGCCTGCTGACCCAGGCTGCCTGCTGGTAGAGGCCACAGCAACTGAAGAGGACACAGGGAACATGGAGATCATTGTGGAGGCAGTAGCTGGAAACCTGTCCCCAAGTGCTCCTGGAGAGACCTCAG GTGTCCTGGTAAAGGTGGTGGAGGTATACTTCTGTGAGCGCTGTGAGCAAAGCTTTGCAGAGCCCACTCTGCTGGCCCTGCACCAGTGCACTGAGACCCTTATACAGCCTGTGCAGGGCCTTTCTAGCTCCCCAAGTTCTGTAGAGCTGCCCCCCAGCAACCTCACAgtctctggccctttacagggCCAGAGCCCACCAGATAGCACCCTGCCATGCCCTGTGTGTAGACAAGAATTTGCTCAACCCCAGGCCCTGAAGAGCCACTTCAAGAATCACCGGGGCACTCCTGACACCTTCTCCTGCCCAGAGTCTGGCTGTGTGTTCTCCGCTGAAGATCGCAAGGGTCTGCAGCACCACCTGAGGCAGACCCACAGAGCCGTTCCTGTGCCCTGTTCTTTCCGGGGCTGCCCCCTGCTCTTTGGGAGTCAGCAGGGCATGGAGCTGCACCGGCAGACCCATTACCCTTTCCACTGCAACCACTGCAGCTTCATGGGCTCCAACATCAAACTCTTCCGGCAGCATCAACGGAGCCACGGGCCCAGGACCCAGGGAGAACTGTCTGCCGTGCGGTGTCTTCCAGCCCAGGAGCTGCTGCCAG CTCCCAAACTGCCAGGGGAGGAAGAGTCTTCAGAGGAAGCAGGTACATCCTTGCCTGGGCAGGAACCAGCTGAAGAGGAGGAtgtagaggaagaagagggtgGCACCCTGAAGGACCCCCAGAGAGTCTTGGAGAAAGGCCAGGGCAGGTCTCAGCAGTTGGAAG gggaTGTGGCTTCTGGCACGGAGTCCCTCTTCAAGACCCACATGTGTCCAGAATGCAAGCGCTGCTTTAAGAAGCGGACCCATCTGGTAGAGCACCTACATCTCCACTTTCCAgaccccagcctccagtgccccaACTGCCAGAAGTTCTTCACCAGTAAGAGCAAGCTCAAGACCCATCTGCTGCGAGAGCTGGGCCAGAAGGCCCACCGCTGCCCGCTGTGCCACTACAGTGCAGTGGAGAGGAATGCACTCAACCGCCACATGGCCAGCATGCACGAAGACATCTCCAACTTCTACTCAGACACCTATGCCTGTCCTGTGTGCCATGAGGAATTCCGCCTCAGCCAGGCCCTTAAGGAACACCTCAAGAGCCACACGGCTGCGGCTGCAGCAGAGCCATTGTCCCTGCGCTGTTTCCAGGAAGGCTGCAGCTATGCCACACCTGACCGCAAGGCCTTTGTAAAGCATCTGAAGGAGACCCATGGGGTGCGGGCTGTGGAGTGCCGCCATCACTCGTGTCCCATGCTCTTCGCCACAGCAGAAGCCATGGAGGCTCACCACAAGAGCCACTATGCCTTCCACTGCCCCCACTGTGACTTTGCCTGCTCCAACAAGCACCTGTTTCGCAAGCACAAGAAGCAGGGCCACCCCGGCAGTGAAGAGCTGCGCTGCACCTTCTGCCCCTTCATCACCTTCAACCCTGTGGCCTACCAGGACCATGTGGGCAAGATGCATGCTCATGAGAAGATCCACCAGTGCCCTGAGTGCAGCTTTGCCACCGCCCACAAGAGGGTGCTCATCCGCCACATGCTGCTACACACCG GTGAGAAACCTCACAAGTGTGAGCTGTGTGACTTCACGTGCCGAGACGTGAGCTACCTATCCAAGCACATGCTGACCCACTCCAGCACCAAGGATTACATGTGCACCGAGTGTGGCTATGTCACCAAGTGGAAGCACTACCTCAGTGTGCACATGCGAAAACATGCAGGGGACCTCAG ATACCAGTGCAACCAGTGCTCCTATCGCTGCCACCGGGCTGATCAGCTGAGTAGCCACAAGCTGCGGCATCAGGGCAAGTCCCTGATGTGTGAGGTGTGTGCCTTCGCTTGCAAGCGGAAGTACGAGCTGCAGAAGCACATGGCTTCCCAGCACCACCCTGGCTCACCGGCCCCACTCTACCCCTGTCGCTACTGTAGCTACCAGAGCCGCCATAAGCAGGCTCTGCTGAGCCACGAGAACTGCAAACACACCCGTCTCCGGGAGTTCTGCTGTGCTCTCTGCGATTACCGCACCTTCAGCAATACCACTCTCTTCTTCCACAAGCGCAAGGCCCATGGCTATGTGCCTGGGGACCAGGTCTGGCAACTCCGCCATGGCAGCCAGGTGCCAGAGGGGGCCAGGCAGTGCCCGACACCCCCACCAGACTCAGAACCCTCAAGCCATCTGTCTGCCCAGCCTGAAGGGTCAGACCACGACCCTGGGACTATAGTGGATCCCAGTTTGGACCAGGGCCTGCCAGAGACCAGTGAGGACAGCGCTGGAAGAGACAATGGCAGTGAGGTTCCCCAGGGGGTTGGCCTGGTTGGCAGCCCCAGGCCAGCAGAAGTAGATGAGGGCGGCTGCACTCTACACCTTGAGGCCCTGGGAGTAGAGCTGGAACCAGTGGCTGAGCGACCTCTTGAGATTGCTGAAACAGCCCCTGTGGAGTTCAGGCCCCTGGATGCCTCAGGTCCCCTGAGACTGCAAGGGCCAGATGGACCTTTGGCAGAACTGTCTACCTTTGAAGGTGCTGGGACTTCTGGCCTGAGTACTGAAGAGCCCATTCTGGAAAAGCCTGTTCCTGAGACCCTCAGAAATCCCCCTTCCTCAGAGGACCCCCCTAACAAGTGGGAGGGAACTGTCAAGGCAACTCCATCCACTGAGACAGCACCCCTGCTCCAATTCCCTGAGTCAGAGTCTTTACTCAAGGCCCTAAGGAGGCAGGACAAAGAACAGGCTGAGGCGCTAGTACTGGAAGGGCGGGTTCAGATGGTAGTGATACAGGGAGAGAGGCGGGCCTTCAGCTGCCCACACTGTCCTTTCATTACCCGGCGGGAGAAGGCCCTGAGCCTGCACTCCAGGACTGGGTGCCAGGGCCGCCAAGGGCCCCTGCTGTGCCCCGAATGTGGGGCTGGCTTCAAGCAACAGCGTGGCCTTAGCACCCACCTGCTGAAGAAGTGCCCTGTTCTGCTCAGAAAGAACAAGGGCTTGTCCAGGTCAGATTCCTCTGTCCATCTGTATCCTCTGCCCCCAGGCAGCCAGGCCGCAGAAGATGCCGAAAGGGGGAAGCCCCCACCTACCCCATTAGAAGTAGAGCTAGTGCTCCCAAATGATGCTCCTTCTGAGCTTCCTAGGGAGCCAGAAGAAATAGAGGAGCCTCTTGCCACACTCTCTGGCTCCTCAGTCCCTCCTTCAGGAAACTCCTTACCCACAGAGACCCCTGAAAAGTTCCACTTTGAGCAGGGCAAGTTTCACTGCAACTCGTGCATGTTCCTTTGTTCCCGGCTCTCCTCCATTACCTCTCATGTGGCTGAAGGCTGCCGGGGGGCACGTAGTGTGGGGGTAAAGCGAGGGCCTTCTCAGACCCAGCCTGTTCCATCCCTGCAGAGTAGTGTGGACTCTGCCCCACTAAACAACGTGAATACAGAGTGCAGCCCTGGTGATGGGGTCACAGCTCTGGTTCCAAAGCAGAAGGGGCCTCGCTTCTCCTGCCCGACATGTCCCTTTAGCTGCCAGCAGGAACGTGCCCTCAGGACTCATCAGACCCGTGGCTGCCCCCTTGAAGAGTCTGGAGAGCTGCACTGTGGCCTCTGCCCATTCACCGCCTCTGTGGCTGCTACCCTGAGGCTCCACCAGAAGCGGAGGCACTCCACCATAGCCCCAGCCCGAGGCCCCCGGCCTCCCCTTCAGTGTGGGGATTGTGGCTTCACCTGTAAACAGAACCGGTGCCTACAGCAGCACCGGCGGCTCAAGCACGAGGGAGTGAAGCCACATCAGTGCCCTTTCTGTGACTTTTCCACCACCAGACGGTATCGGTTGGAGGCTCATCAGTCCCGACATACAGGTGTTGGCCGCATTCCCTGTAGCTCCTGTTCCCAGACATTTGGTACCAACTCCAAACTGCGCTTGCACCAGCTCAGGgtacatgacaaaacacccaccCACTTCTGTCCACTCTGTGACTATAGTGGTTACCTTCGTCACGACATCACTCGCCACGTCAACAGCTGCCACCAGGGCACACCAGCCTTTGCCTGTCCCCAGTGTGAGGCCCAGTTCAGCTCAGAGACAGCACTCAAGCAGCATGCTCTGCGTCGGCACCCTGCGCctacacccccagcccctggctctCCTGTGGAGGCCACTGAGAGCCCCTTGCACTGCTCCCACTGTGGGCTGCTGTGTGCCAGCCGTGCCAGCCTGCGAGGACACACCCGTAAACAGCACCCACGCCTCGAGTGTGGGGCCTGCCAGGAGGCCTTCCCTAGCCGGCCAGCCCTGGATGAGCACCGGAGGCAGCAGCATTTCAGCCACCGCTGCCAGCTCTGTGACTTTGCTGCCCGGGAGCGGGTGGGCCTGGTGAAGCACTACTTGGAGCAGCATGAGGAGGCTTCAGCAGCGGCAGCAACCTCACACAGGGATGGGGGTGCTGGCCAGCCCCCTCTGCACTGCCCTTTTTGTGACTTTGCATGCCACCATCAGCTGGTACTGGATCACCACGTGAAGGGGCATGGGGGCACCCGGCTCTACAAGTGTACTGATTGTGCTTACAGTACCAAGAACCGGCAGAAGATCACCTGGCACAGCCGCATCCACACCGGGGAAAAGCCCTACCGTTGTCACCTCTGTCCTTATGCTTGTGCTGACCCCTCTCGCCTCAAG TACCATATGCGGATCCACAAGGAAGAACGGAAGTATCTGTGCCCTGACTGTGGCTACAAGTGCAAGTGGGTTAACCAGCTCAAGTACCACATGACCAAGCACACAG GACTGAAGCCATACCAGTGTTCTGAGTGTGAGTACTGCACCAACCGGGCTGATGCCCTGCGTGTGCACCAGGAGACACGGCACCGGGAAGCACGGGCCTTCATGTGTGAGCAGTGTGGCAAGGCCTTCAAGACACGCTTCCTGCTGCGCACTCACCTCCGCAAGCACAGTGAGGCCAAGCCCTATGTGTGCAACGTGTGCCACCGTGCTTTCCGCTGGGCCGCCGGCCTGCGCCATCACGCCCTCACCCACACCGACCGCCACCCCTTCTTCTGCCGCCTCTGCAGCTACAAGGCTAAGCAGAAATTCCAGGTGGTCAAGCATGTGCGCCGGCACCACCCTGACCAAGCCGACccaaatcaaggtgtgggcaaaGACCCCAGCACCCCGACAGTGCATCTGCACGATGTGCAGTTGGAGGAGCTCAGCCCTCCCACTCCTGCTGCTCCCCAGACTGGACCTGAGGGCTGA